From Spirosoma aerolatum, one genomic window encodes:
- a CDS encoding esterase-like activity of phytase family protein, giving the protein MQTRSISSLVATVVVGSLLVAGCDDHRIPSLVAYPTFSEASNPKTLAVSPNGTTIYNGGFGSALAPDPKDPNVFYLLTDRGPNAAGQAANSIIFGKSDFTPQIGQFHVVGNQLVLDRIILLKNASGQLLTGLPNPSGQGSTGETALDLNGQPIAPNADGLDSEGMVLASDGSFWVSDEYGPHIVHFDASGKTIERINPFGTGAGGRTLPKVLATRRPNRGMEGLTITPDGKTLVGLMQSPLYNPSSGAVSGSVVLRVITFDIASGATKQYAYLMENASLTGCSEIAAITNTTFLTLERDGDYGGNPTKPATFKRVFKIDLAGATDISDPANGTNGKLFGGLTVEQLKDKTGLQNAGITPVTKTLVFDILAGFNPVYPHDKAEGMALIGNNILAISNDDDFGVVDNGQNGFTAKILPATGKVDVNRIYFVTLPTPLR; this is encoded by the coding sequence ATGCAAACACGTTCTATATCCTCTTTAGTAGCCACCGTTGTTGTTGGTAGCTTACTCGTAGCGGGTTGCGACGACCACCGCATTCCCTCCCTTGTCGCCTATCCAACCTTCTCCGAGGCTTCCAATCCTAAAACACTGGCTGTTTCGCCCAATGGGACAACCATTTATAATGGCGGTTTCGGCTCAGCCCTGGCTCCCGACCCAAAAGACCCAAACGTATTTTACTTATTGACCGACCGTGGCCCTAATGCAGCCGGCCAGGCCGCCAACTCCATCATCTTCGGCAAGTCAGATTTTACTCCACAAATTGGTCAGTTCCATGTAGTTGGAAATCAACTGGTTTTGGATAGGATCATTTTGCTGAAAAATGCCTCCGGCCAATTACTAACCGGCTTACCTAATCCATCGGGTCAGGGTAGTACGGGAGAAACGGCTCTCGACTTAAACGGCCAGCCAATCGCTCCAAATGCTGACGGACTTGATTCCGAAGGTATGGTCCTGGCTTCGGACGGTAGCTTCTGGGTGAGTGACGAGTACGGTCCCCACATTGTACACTTCGATGCCAGCGGCAAAACCATTGAACGGATCAACCCATTCGGGACGGGTGCGGGTGGCCGTACATTGCCCAAAGTGCTGGCTACTCGCCGACCTAACCGGGGCATGGAAGGTCTGACGATTACGCCCGATGGCAAGACATTGGTTGGTCTAATGCAGTCGCCGCTCTACAATCCCAGTTCAGGAGCCGTGTCGGGTTCGGTGGTCCTTCGCGTTATAACATTCGATATTGCTAGCGGTGCTACAAAGCAATATGCTTATTTGATGGAAAATGCCAGCCTGACGGGCTGTAGTGAAATTGCGGCCATCACCAACACGACCTTCCTGACGCTGGAGCGCGACGGCGATTACGGCGGCAACCCAACCAAACCCGCTACGTTCAAGCGAGTCTTTAAAATTGATCTGGCTGGAGCAACCGATATCTCGGACCCAGCCAATGGCACAAACGGCAAACTATTCGGCGGCCTGACGGTGGAGCAGTTGAAAGACAAAACGGGTTTACAGAATGCGGGAATCACCCCTGTTACTAAAACCCTCGTATTTGATATTCTGGCTGGATTCAACCCTGTTTATCCGCACGACAAAGCCGAAGGTATGGCCCTGATTGGCAATAATATACTGGCCATTTCGAACGACGACGATTTTGGCGTAGTTGATAACGGGCAGAATGGCTTCACTGCAAAAATTTTACCGGCAACAGGTAAGGTCGATGTCAACCGAATCTATTTTGTAACCTTACCGACGCCACTCCGATAA
- a CDS encoding metallophosphoesterase family protein produces MNRRQLVRRMGMGLAALSVNELATAQVAPIPKQRVLRIAHVTDVHMQPLVGAARGFEKCLHHIQSLPDKPDLIINGGDAIMEAHGRGQDSVRRQWKLYQDVIGSENALPILSCVGNHDIWCRQETQASFYDGKKWAMDELQLANRYYSLTRNGWHIIVLDSVQPKVDGSWYTAHLDEEQFAWLESDLKATPADVPILLISHVPILAACVFFDGPRFAGENWTIPARWMHSDTVRLTNLFTRYPNVKAALSGHIHLVDRVDYSNVSYFCNGAVSGAWWFGKYHHTPAGYALVDLYNDSSVVNTYVAYGQSV; encoded by the coding sequence ATGAATCGTCGACAGCTAGTTAGACGAATGGGTATGGGCCTGGCGGCTCTTTCGGTCAATGAACTGGCTACGGCTCAGGTAGCTCCGATCCCCAAACAACGGGTCTTACGCATTGCCCATGTTACGGACGTACATATGCAACCGCTCGTCGGGGCAGCGAGGGGGTTTGAAAAATGCCTGCATCATATACAAAGCCTGCCCGACAAACCGGATTTGATAATCAATGGGGGCGATGCCATTATGGAAGCACATGGCCGTGGTCAGGATAGCGTTCGGCGGCAATGGAAGCTCTACCAGGACGTAATCGGAAGCGAAAATGCCCTGCCGATTCTGAGCTGCGTTGGCAATCACGACATCTGGTGCCGACAGGAAACCCAGGCATCGTTCTACGATGGCAAGAAATGGGCTATGGACGAGTTACAGCTGGCCAACCGCTACTACAGCCTGACCCGAAACGGCTGGCACATTATTGTCCTCGATAGTGTGCAACCCAAAGTCGACGGAAGCTGGTACACGGCCCATCTTGACGAGGAACAATTTGCCTGGCTCGAATCGGACCTGAAAGCAACACCCGCCGACGTACCTATCCTACTTATTTCACACGTACCTATTCTGGCTGCCTGCGTCTTTTTCGACGGGCCTCGTTTCGCTGGTGAAAACTGGACCATACCGGCCCGCTGGATGCACAGTGACACCGTCCGGCTCACTAACTTATTCACTCGGTATCCAAACGTAAAGGCAGCTCTTAGTGGGCATATTCACCTGGTTGATCGGGTCGACTATAGTAATGTAAGCTATTTCTGTAATGGAGCCGTGAGTGGCGCCTGGTGGTTTGGCAAGTACCATCATACGCCAGCGGGTTACGCCCTTGTCGATCTGTACAATGATAGCTCGGTCGTCAATACCTATGTAGCCTATGGCCAGTCGGTTTGA
- a CDS encoding pyridoxal phosphate-dependent aminotransferase yields the protein MSSQLTRRDWLRASGFLTASISLSRFTPAEAAYPAAPLVSTFTNEFAFADDPFEKMGKLRARLLANENPLGISPNAKEALVKAAEIGNRYAFMEFGQLKKLIAADEGVKSEHIIMSPGSSDILMAAADNFAKGGGTILTSVMTYDDLLQRAEKLGAKIKALPMTKDYKYDLPAIKAAITPDVKMVYIVNPNNPTGTIVPTAELEAFCREVAPKVPVFIDEAYIDFFEPADRPKLGKLVSEGLNVILARTFSKIHGFAGLRLGYAMAQPAMLRTLRDYTNADFAVSITTLMAGIASYQDKDWQNHCRAENAKARAYTTKALMDMGYEVIPSSTNFILFPIRMKTGPFSNQMFAQGIGIQTRDFNGQPYCRVSVGTMDEMAIFMDGFKKVVG from the coding sequence ATGTCATCACAACTAACTCGCCGGGATTGGCTTCGGGCCAGTGGCTTTCTGACGGCCAGCATAAGCTTAAGTAGATTTACTCCCGCCGAAGCTGCTTACCCTGCCGCTCCGCTTGTATCGACGTTTACAAATGAATTCGCGTTTGCCGACGATCCGTTCGAAAAAATGGGGAAGCTTCGGGCGCGGCTCCTGGCCAATGAAAACCCGCTGGGTATATCGCCCAATGCGAAAGAAGCACTGGTAAAAGCGGCTGAAATCGGGAATCGGTACGCTTTTATGGAGTTTGGTCAGTTGAAAAAATTGATTGCCGCCGATGAAGGTGTAAAGTCCGAGCACATTATAATGTCGCCGGGCTCGTCGGATATTCTGATGGCGGCTGCCGATAATTTCGCGAAAGGGGGCGGTACCATCCTGACCAGTGTGATGACCTACGATGACCTGCTTCAGCGGGCCGAAAAGCTGGGCGCAAAAATCAAAGCGCTTCCAATGACAAAGGATTATAAGTATGACCTGCCCGCTATCAAGGCCGCCATTACGCCCGATGTGAAAATGGTTTACATCGTTAATCCGAACAACCCAACGGGGACGATTGTGCCAACGGCTGAACTGGAAGCCTTCTGTCGGGAAGTAGCGCCCAAAGTTCCGGTATTTATCGACGAAGCCTATATTGATTTCTTCGAACCTGCCGACCGCCCGAAACTAGGCAAACTGGTGTCGGAAGGGCTAAACGTGATTCTGGCGCGTACGTTTTCGAAAATTCACGGCTTTGCGGGGTTACGTTTAGGGTATGCGATGGCCCAGCCTGCCATGTTGCGAACCCTGCGTGATTATACCAATGCCGATTTTGCCGTTAGCATTACTACGTTGATGGCTGGTATTGCCAGCTATCAGGACAAAGATTGGCAAAACCATTGCCGGGCCGAAAACGCGAAAGCACGGGCCTATACCACTAAAGCGCTGATGGACATGGGATATGAAGTTATACCATCGTCGACCAACTTTATCCTATTCCCGATTCGTATGAAAACCGGGCCGTTCAGCAACCAGATGTTTGCGCAGGGAATCGGTATTCAAACCCGCGACTTTAACGGACAACCGTATTGCCGGGTAAGCGTCGGTACGATGGACGAAATGGCCATTTTTATGGATGGGTTTAAAAAAGTGGTTGGATAA
- a CDS encoding flavin monoamine oxidase family protein, giving the protein MTRRDFINATSASYASLLAWGMIHPAPASAFDLPANGQKQDGKGRKVIILGAGLAGLTAAYELGKLGYDCTVLEARSRSGGRVWTIRGGTKETELGGGTPQACSFEDGLYFNGGAARIPHHHQITLHYCRELGVPLQIFNGSNESAYLYNDGGTGNFANRRMRISDYHHDMRGYTSELLAKALDQSSLDQQLTKEDVEKLIDFLKNEGDLNTAHLYKGTNRRGYKDKSDPGAGNTPGTLSDPYGLTDLLRSGFMQPVFYNVGDYAYEQQATLLQPVGGMDMIPRSFEKKLAGKILFNAPVKELRKTENGVRVIYQKDGKPVELTGEFCVCTLPLPMLKNLESDLSGTVQRAADFIPYMKTGKIGLQFKRRFWEEDDGIYGGISRTNMDINQIWYPSFGLQEKKGVLIGYYNFYSRAEAVGALSVADRQKLALEQGGKIHPQYPAEFENSFSLAWHRIPYSNGGWATYDDATRKKYYPALLEPDGNIYFAGEHTTYLTAWMAGAFTSARRTVEAIHARVGEYTKK; this is encoded by the coding sequence ATGACAAGACGCGATTTTATTAATGCAACCAGCGCCAGCTATGCCAGTTTGTTGGCTTGGGGAATGATTCATCCGGCACCAGCGTCGGCATTCGATCTACCCGCCAATGGACAGAAGCAGGATGGCAAAGGACGAAAAGTAATCATTTTAGGAGCAGGTCTGGCTGGCTTAACGGCTGCTTATGAACTCGGTAAACTCGGCTACGATTGTACTGTGCTGGAAGCCCGATCGCGTTCAGGCGGGCGGGTCTGGACGATCCGGGGCGGCACCAAAGAAACCGAACTGGGTGGTGGAACGCCACAAGCCTGCTCGTTTGAAGATGGCTTATATTTTAATGGTGGAGCGGCTCGTATTCCGCACCATCACCAGATCACACTTCACTATTGCCGGGAGTTAGGGGTTCCGCTGCAGATTTTTAATGGCTCGAACGAGTCGGCTTACCTCTACAATGATGGCGGAACGGGCAATTTTGCCAACCGACGGATGCGCATCAGCGACTATCACCACGATATGCGCGGCTACACGTCTGAACTGCTGGCCAAAGCCCTTGATCAGTCGTCGCTGGATCAGCAATTGACCAAAGAAGACGTTGAAAAACTCATCGACTTTCTGAAAAATGAAGGCGATCTGAACACGGCTCATCTCTATAAGGGCACCAATCGACGGGGGTACAAAGACAAGAGCGATCCGGGCGCTGGCAATACCCCAGGCACATTGAGCGACCCTTACGGACTTACCGATTTGCTTCGGTCGGGATTTATGCAGCCGGTTTTCTACAACGTGGGCGATTACGCCTATGAACAACAGGCTACTTTGTTGCAGCCTGTTGGCGGCATGGATATGATTCCGAGGTCGTTTGAGAAGAAACTGGCGGGTAAAATCCTGTTCAACGCGCCCGTTAAGGAACTTCGCAAAACGGAAAACGGCGTTCGGGTTATTTATCAGAAAGATGGCAAACCTGTTGAACTCACGGGCGAATTCTGCGTTTGTACGCTGCCATTGCCGATGCTCAAAAATCTGGAATCGGATTTGTCGGGTACTGTGCAGCGAGCGGCTGACTTTATCCCTTACATGAAAACGGGTAAGATTGGCCTGCAATTCAAGCGCCGATTCTGGGAAGAAGACGATGGTATTTATGGAGGTATTTCACGGACTAACATGGATATCAACCAGATCTGGTATCCGTCGTTTGGTTTGCAGGAGAAAAAAGGAGTGCTGATCGGTTATTATAATTTCTATAGCCGCGCCGAAGCTGTGGGCGCACTATCGGTAGCTGATCGCCAGAAACTAGCCCTGGAGCAGGGTGGGAAAATTCATCCTCAATATCCGGCTGAGTTCGAAAATTCGTTTTCGCTGGCCTGGCACCGCATTCCATATAGCAACGGCGGCTGGGCCACTTACGACGACGCTACCCGCAAAAAGTACTACCCTGCTCTGCTCGAACCCGATGGAAACATCTATTTTGCGGGTGAGCATACCACGTATCTGACGGCCTGGATGGCCGGAGCATTCACATCGGCCCGCCGTACGGTCGAAGCCATTCACGCTCGTGTGGGTGAGTACACCAAGAAGTAA
- a CDS encoding Hint domain-containing protein, translated as MKNNLLSLLLFICCAMATQLISQRVWAQTASASMTVEQLNAIKAIKIANLDKDTYFKSGGFILDRYEERPAYVFAYSDGITRKIYLYKVFSAEDTKELGLLAIYKNEKTGAVKPFVIPGASADRKAWDAYIDDLKYVGEKEPGLMSTLTFVLSREMAGLLSGGAGKADEGSGKKKEEYNFCFAADALVTLADGSSKAIQDIAVNDVVMGYEAKTKTLAPTHVTRIDVHTGSFALAGVWVAPVQEITADTRTTLTAPTLLEATANHPVLTATGRKALGDIKAGEVVYRYDATTQGVVAYKVLRLAASVRSVGKVYNLVTGSGAYLVGETVVLDK; from the coding sequence ATGAAAAACAACCTGCTCTCTCTTTTACTTTTTATTTGTTGCGCCATGGCTACTCAATTGATTAGTCAGCGTGTGTGGGCGCAAACGGCTTCTGCCAGCATGACTGTTGAGCAGTTAAATGCGATCAAAGCCATTAAAATCGCGAATCTCGATAAAGATACCTATTTCAAATCAGGCGGTTTTATCCTGGATCGCTATGAAGAACGTCCGGCTTATGTGTTTGCCTACAGCGATGGCATCACCCGGAAAATTTACCTCTACAAAGTCTTCTCCGCTGAAGATACCAAAGAACTGGGCCTGCTGGCTATTTATAAAAACGAGAAAACGGGAGCGGTAAAGCCATTTGTAATTCCCGGAGCCTCGGCCGACCGAAAAGCCTGGGATGCGTATATCGACGACCTGAAATACGTTGGTGAAAAAGAGCCCGGCCTGATGTCGACGTTAACCTTTGTACTTTCCCGCGAAATGGCTGGCCTGCTGTCGGGCGGTGCCGGAAAAGCGGATGAAGGAAGCGGCAAGAAAAAAGAAGAGTACAATTTCTGTTTTGCAGCCGATGCCCTGGTAACCCTGGCCGACGGTTCATCCAAAGCTATTCAGGACATTGCTGTAAACGATGTGGTGATGGGCTATGAGGCTAAAACCAAAACGCTTGCCCCCACACACGTTACCCGAATCGACGTGCATACTGGTTCATTCGCGTTGGCTGGTGTATGGGTAGCACCCGTTCAGGAAATAACGGCCGATACCCGTACAACGCTAACTGCACCCACACTGCTCGAAGCGACGGCCAACCATCCTGTGCTGACAGCTACGGGCCGAAAGGCGCTGGGTGATATAAAAGCAGGTGAAGTCGTTTACCGCTATGATGCCACAACTCAGGGCGTGGTAGCCTACAAAGTGCTTCGTCTCGCTGCTTCTGTTCGTTCCGTTGGCAAAGTTTATAACCTGGTTACCGGATCAGGAGCTTACCTGGTTGGTGAAACAGTAGTGCTCGATAAATAA
- a CDS encoding acetyl-CoA C-acetyltransferase — MAEAFIYDAVRTPRGRGKSDGSLHDVQPIQLLTTVLRELRDRNQLDTSLVDDVIMGCVTPIGEQGADIARTAAIEADYAESVAGVQLNRFCSSGLEAINMAAAYVMSGQVDAIVAGGVESMSRVPMGSDGGALFMNPQIVARHNIVPQGISADLIATKYGYSRLDVDTFAAESYRRAVEAQAAHRFQKTLVPITDIVGNTLLDRDEGVRPGTTVDSLSKLKPAFEGIGQMGLDALALLKYAQYDKINHVHHAGNSSQIVDGAAGLLIGSKEFGEKTGLKPRARIKSFAVVGSEPTIMLTGPIPATRKVLKRTGMQISDIDLFEVNEAFAAVPLLFMDELGVSHNQLNVNGGAIALGHPLGATGAILSATLIDELERVDKQVGLTTLCIGGGMGIATIFERVS; from the coding sequence ATGGCAGAAGCTTTCATTTATGATGCGGTTCGCACACCGCGCGGGCGTGGTAAAAGCGACGGTTCGCTGCATGACGTGCAGCCCATTCAACTTCTTACAACCGTCCTGCGGGAACTTCGGGATCGCAACCAACTCGATACCTCCTTAGTCGATGATGTAATTATGGGCTGTGTAACGCCTATTGGCGAACAGGGTGCCGATATTGCCCGAACAGCCGCCATTGAGGCCGATTATGCCGAATCGGTGGCGGGCGTACAACTCAATCGGTTTTGTTCATCGGGCCTGGAAGCAATAAACATGGCTGCAGCTTATGTGATGTCGGGGCAGGTAGATGCCATTGTGGCGGGTGGCGTAGAGTCGATGTCGCGGGTGCCGATGGGTTCCGATGGTGGGGCTTTGTTCATGAATCCGCAGATTGTGGCCCGGCATAACATTGTTCCCCAGGGCATTTCGGCCGATTTGATTGCGACGAAATACGGGTATTCCCGGCTGGATGTAGATACCTTCGCGGCCGAGTCGTACCGGAGGGCTGTTGAGGCACAGGCGGCCCATCGGTTTCAGAAAACGCTGGTCCCCATCACCGATATTGTCGGAAATACCTTACTCGACCGCGACGAAGGGGTTAGACCCGGCACAACGGTCGACAGTTTAAGCAAACTCAAACCCGCTTTCGAAGGCATCGGCCAGATGGGACTGGATGCGCTGGCACTGCTCAAATACGCTCAATACGACAAAATAAATCACGTTCACCATGCCGGTAACTCCTCGCAGATTGTAGACGGGGCCGCTGGGCTACTAATTGGCAGCAAGGAATTTGGCGAAAAAACGGGCCTGAAACCACGGGCGCGTATCAAATCGTTTGCGGTAGTCGGTTCTGAACCTACCATTATGCTGACTGGCCCCATTCCGGCTACGCGCAAAGTGCTCAAACGAACTGGTATGCAAATCAGCGACATCGATCTGTTTGAGGTCAACGAAGCCTTTGCCGCTGTACCGTTATTATTTATGGATGAGCTTGGTGTGTCGCATAATCAACTGAATGTCAACGGAGGGGCAATCGCCTTGGGCCACCCGTTGGGAGCTACGGGTGCTATTTTGTCGGCCACACTGATCGACGAGTTGGAACGCGTGGATAAACAGGTTGGCCTTACTACACTCTGCATAGGCGGAGGTATGGGAATCGCCACCATTTTTGAGCGCGTAAGCTGA
- a CDS encoding 3-hydroxyacyl-CoA dehydrogenase NAD-binding domain-containing protein: MAIHYSVNDTIAFITWEMTTSPMNVLNDESIPEFEAALQRAYTDDSVKGVIISSNKPEFVAGADLKMILRNNDKDPAEMQKVSLELNRVFRRIETSGKPTVAAINGTALGGGYEICLACHHRVALNNPKTLIGLVEVTIGLLPGAGGTQRLPRMLGMQAALPLLLEGKKVSVQEAKSLGMVDAIADTPDDMLAQARTWIEANGTPGRPKPIKHWDEIDRKTGKIVGKDNAKVPGGAVQSVVGAQTFSAGTAMLMDKTKGNYPAPLAIMSCVYEGLQVNIDRALVIESRYFAEVATSNVAKSLIQTMFLGLNEANKGISRPKDIPKTDVKKLGILGAGMMGAGIAYVSAQAGIEVVLKDVSIEAAEKGKTYSQTLLQKGMERGKIDAATAERVLKLIKPTAKTEDLRGCDLIIEAVFENRELKAQVTREAEPMLADQGLNVFASNTSTLPISGLAQAAANPANFIGIHFFSPVDKMALVEIIVGRQTSDYALAVAMDYVRKIRKTPIVVNDSRGFYTSRCFSTYTAEGMELLKEGVNPILIENGGKDAGMPVGPLAVTDEVSLELVYKISGQGIQDGAVPEADTSYQIAKQFVNLGRLGKKAKAGFYEYADDRTKKLWPGLQDLFPLADLQPSLDEVKTRLLYRQAIEAVRCFEEGVVRTKLDADLGSILGWGFPAYTGGALSFVDFIGLETFANTLDRLADTYGERFRPTAQLREQVALRKG, encoded by the coding sequence ATGGCAATTCACTATTCCGTCAATGATACCATAGCGTTCATCACCTGGGAAATGACAACCAGCCCGATGAACGTGCTTAATGATGAATCGATTCCTGAATTTGAAGCGGCTCTGCAACGGGCCTATACCGACGATTCGGTTAAGGGCGTCATTATCAGTTCGAATAAGCCTGAGTTTGTGGCTGGTGCCGACCTCAAGATGATCCTACGCAACAACGACAAAGACCCCGCTGAAATGCAGAAGGTTTCGCTGGAGTTGAACCGGGTTTTTCGTCGCATCGAAACATCGGGCAAACCGACCGTAGCCGCCATCAATGGAACGGCTCTGGGTGGTGGTTACGAAATCTGCCTGGCCTGTCACCACCGGGTGGCACTAAATAATCCTAAAACCCTGATTGGTCTGGTTGAAGTAACGATTGGCCTATTGCCGGGGGCGGGTGGTACGCAGCGACTACCCCGTATGCTTGGCATGCAGGCGGCTTTACCCCTGCTTTTGGAAGGCAAAAAAGTAAGTGTTCAGGAAGCGAAGAGTCTCGGTATGGTCGATGCCATTGCCGATACGCCTGACGACATGCTGGCACAGGCGCGTACCTGGATCGAAGCGAACGGAACGCCCGGCCGGCCCAAACCCATAAAACACTGGGATGAGATTGATCGCAAAACCGGCAAGATTGTCGGAAAAGATAACGCCAAAGTACCAGGTGGCGCGGTTCAGAGTGTCGTGGGGGCTCAGACGTTTAGTGCCGGAACGGCAATGCTCATGGATAAAACAAAGGGAAATTATCCTGCTCCGCTGGCCATCATGTCATGCGTGTATGAAGGGTTGCAGGTGAACATCGACCGGGCGCTAGTGATCGAATCCCGCTATTTTGCCGAAGTAGCGACCTCAAACGTGGCCAAAAGCCTGATCCAGACGATGTTTCTGGGACTGAACGAAGCGAACAAAGGCATTAGTCGCCCGAAGGATATTCCGAAAACGGACGTAAAAAAACTGGGTATTCTGGGAGCGGGAATGATGGGTGCCGGGATAGCCTATGTATCGGCACAGGCCGGTATCGAAGTCGTTCTGAAAGACGTATCCATTGAAGCGGCTGAGAAAGGGAAAACCTATTCGCAGACGCTGCTTCAGAAAGGTATGGAGCGCGGCAAAATTGATGCCGCAACCGCCGAACGTGTTCTTAAATTGATCAAACCGACGGCGAAAACGGAAGACCTGCGCGGCTGTGATCTGATCATCGAAGCCGTTTTCGAAAATCGGGAGTTGAAGGCGCAGGTAACTCGGGAAGCCGAACCGATGCTGGCCGATCAGGGGCTGAATGTGTTTGCGTCCAATACATCGACGTTACCTATCAGTGGCTTAGCGCAGGCAGCCGCGAACCCAGCAAATTTTATTGGGATTCACTTCTTTTCGCCCGTCGATAAGATGGCGCTGGTCGAAATCATTGTGGGTCGGCAGACATCAGATTATGCGCTGGCCGTAGCTATGGATTATGTTCGTAAAATTCGGAAAACGCCCATCGTCGTTAACGACTCAAGAGGTTTTTATACCTCGCGGTGTTTCAGTACCTACACCGCCGAAGGGATGGAATTGCTCAAAGAAGGCGTAAATCCTATACTCATTGAAAATGGCGGTAAAGATGCGGGTATGCCGGTAGGGCCACTGGCCGTAACCGATGAAGTATCGCTGGAGTTGGTGTACAAAATTTCGGGGCAGGGGATTCAGGATGGGGCTGTTCCCGAAGCTGATACGAGTTACCAGATCGCCAAACAGTTCGTTAACCTTGGTCGCTTAGGTAAGAAAGCCAAAGCCGGTTTTTACGAGTATGCCGACGACCGGACTAAGAAACTATGGCCGGGTTTACAGGACTTATTCCCACTGGCCGACTTGCAACCATCGCTCGATGAAGTAAAGACCCGGCTGCTATATCGACAGGCCATCGAAGCTGTACGTTGTTTTGAGGAAGGGGTTGTGCGAACCAAACTCGATGCCGATCTCGGTTCTATTCTGGGTTGGGGTTTCCCGGCCTATACAGGGGGAGCGCTGTCGTTTGTCGATTTTATCGGGCTTGAAACATTTGCCAACACCCTCGACCGACTGGCCGATACGTATGGAGAACGCTTCCGACCAACGGCCCAATTGCGTGAGCAGGTAGCTTTAAGAAAGGGTTAG
- a CDS encoding AraC family transcriptional regulator yields MQDYQKQLVLNLLAYAVQKNVSPEELCARSGLELDQLTRTESDSLHPEQVASLWRNATRLSNDALFGLHFGESLQIAALGVVGELIRHSQTVGEGLTYAIAFIHLITDVVDMAIIHTDRTFDIRLTPNATYLANMPDVIHQMMDFFMAFTLHEVDGLVLKKVQPVSVKSKFTETNQAEYERVFRCRHLVNSADYALSFERGYWDEPILTADYELQTVFLRKATTLNDAFQQARGLSERITNFLLANAYLGIPTLEAIAANLNVSSRSLQRRLQQEGVTYQQLTDSIRKSLAIHYLTSGQYPTKEISYILGYNELSAFNRAFRRWTGTTPVNYQKRSVNG; encoded by the coding sequence ATGCAAGACTATCAGAAACAGCTCGTACTCAATTTGCTGGCCTACGCCGTTCAGAAAAACGTATCGCCCGAAGAACTCTGTGCCCGTTCTGGTTTAGAACTGGATCAGTTGACGCGAACCGAAAGCGACTCACTTCATCCAGAACAAGTAGCTTCACTTTGGCGCAACGCCACTCGCTTAAGCAACGATGCGCTGTTTGGGCTCCATTTTGGCGAATCCCTACAGATTGCAGCCTTAGGTGTTGTGGGTGAACTCATCCGACATAGCCAAACAGTGGGTGAAGGTCTTACCTATGCCATTGCATTTATCCATCTGATTACGGATGTTGTTGACATGGCCATAATCCATACAGATCGAACATTCGACATCCGACTGACGCCCAATGCGACCTACCTGGCCAATATGCCAGACGTGATTCACCAGATGATGGATTTTTTCATGGCGTTTACGCTCCATGAAGTGGATGGCCTAGTGCTTAAGAAAGTTCAACCGGTTTCGGTAAAGAGCAAGTTTACCGAAACCAATCAGGCCGAGTACGAACGTGTTTTCCGATGTCGGCATCTGGTCAATAGCGCTGACTATGCCTTATCATTCGAGCGTGGGTATTGGGATGAGCCAATCCTGACCGCCGACTATGAATTACAGACTGTATTTTTACGGAAAGCGACTACGCTGAATGATGCCTTTCAGCAGGCACGCGGCTTATCCGAACGGATTACCAACTTCCTGCTGGCGAATGCTTATTTGGGTATACCTACGCTCGAGGCCATTGCCGCGAACCTGAACGTCAGCAGCCGAAGTTTACAGCGTCGATTGCAGCAGGAAGGGGTAACGTATCAGCAGCTCACCGATTCCATCCGCAAGTCATTGGCCATCCACTATCTGACTTCTGGGCAGTACCCTACTAAAGAAATATCGTATATACTGGGCTACAATGAGTTGAGTGCATTTAATCGGGCCTTCCGTCGCTGGACCGGAACAACACCCGTAAACTATCAGAAAAGGAGTGTGAATGGATAA